In the genome of Sebastes umbrosus isolate fSebUmb1 chromosome 14, fSebUmb1.pri, whole genome shotgun sequence, one region contains:
- the si:ch211-76l23.4 gene encoding uncharacterized protein si:ch211-76l23.4 — protein sequence MAPKLSVQLLLLLAVATVTVVAQRRRPASTTTTNDEWNFRDGSEKVNMRNVANLTQILDNWRFDILTQMRGLLQNDHQSLLPDYARIQPLSEALDDLYKEFNALKAHLGDLTEKFSAIETFIDEVKTERATNPAPAPVPAAVPRQTGRRMIKKKATS from the exons ATGGCCCCCAAACTGAGcgtgcagctgctgctgttactggcCGTTGCCACGGTAACGGTCGTGGCCCAGAGACGACGCCCGGCGTCGACGACCACCACCAACGACGAGTGGAACTTCAGGGATGGCT CTGAGAAGGTGAACATGCGCAATGTGGCCAACCTGACTCAGATCCTGGACAACTGGAGGTTCGACATCCTGACCCAGATGAGAGGACTTCTGCAGAACGACCACCAGTCTCTCCTCCCCGACTATGCCAG GATCCAGCCGCTGTCGGAGGCTCTAGATGACCTCTACAAGGAGTTCAACGCCCTCAAAGCTCACCTGGGCGACCTGACTGAGAAGTTCTCTGCCATAGAAACCTTCATCGACGAGGTCAAGACCGAACGCGCCACCAACCCGGCCCCGGCCCCAGTCCCGGCCGCTGTCCCCAGACAGACTGGGAGGAGGATGATTAAGAAGAAGGCCACTTCCTAA